Below is a window of Pseudomonas monteilii DNA.
CTGTTCGTCCAGTGCGGGCAGCTGTCGGGCGGGCAGTTGCAGCGCGTGGGCATCGCCCGCGCCCTGTATCAACGGCCGGCGCTGCTGCTGGCCGACGAGCCGGTGTCGGCCATGGACCCGGTGCTGGCCACCCATAGTCTGGGGCTGCTCAATCGGCACGCCGAGGCCCAGGGCATGACCTTGGTCGCCAGCCTGCATGCGGTCGACTTGGCCATGGCGCATTTCCCGCGCATCGTCGGCATCCGCGCCGGCCACGTGGTCTTCGATTGCCCGTCCGCAGGCGTCACCGAGGCGTTGCTGGAGGCGTTGTACGCCAACGAACAGCTGTCGCCGTCCCAGCGCGTCGAGCCCACCCCAGGTGTGCAGATGCCGCGATGCTGAAGGTTGATCAGCGTGATCCCGCTGCGTTGCCGCGCCTGCTGTTGATCGGCATGGCCCTGCTGGTGCTGTGGCCCGGCGTGCACCTGAGCGAACTGAATCCGGCCGTGCTGTGGCAGGCCGACAATCGCCAGCAGATGGCCGCATTCGTCGGTGCCTTCTGGCCGCCGGCCCACGATGCGGAGTTCCTGGCCCTGCTGTTCGACGCCACCTTGCAGACGCTGGCCGTCGCCGCGGCAGGCCTGTGCCTGGCGCTGTTGCCGGCCATTCCTGCCAGCCTGCTGGCCAGCCGTGCCCTGTCGCTGAGCGCCGCCTCCCAGGGTGGTCGGCCCAGGCCGTTGGCGCAGCTGGCACGCTGGCCGGTACGCGGGGTGCTGATCTTCCTGCGCAGCGTGCCGGAGATCGTCTGGGCGCTCTTGTTCGTGCGCGCGGTGGGCCTCGGGCCGACGGCCGGGGTACTGGCCATCGCCATCACCTACAGCGGCATGCTCGGCAAGGTCTACGCCGAGATCTTCGAGTCGGTCGATCAGCGTCCCGCCCATGCCTTGCTGCAGGCAGGCAGCGGCCGCCTGGTCGCGTTCTGCTACGGCATCCTGCCCAGCGCCATGGCCGAGCTGGTGTCCTACACCGTCTATCGCTGGGAGTGTGCGGTGCGCGCCTCGGTGGTGATGGGCTTCGTCGGCGCCGGTGGGCTGGGCCAGCAGATCGATCTGTCGATGCGCATGTTCGATGGCGCGCAGGTGGCCAGCATGCTGTTGGCGTTTCTCGTGCTGGTGATGCTCGCCGACGGTCTGAGCCGGCTGCTGCGTGGGAGGCTGGCATGAATCGGGCGATCAATGGGCTGCTGCTGGTGGCGATCCTGGCCGCGATGCTGGCGTCGTTCGGTTACCTGGGCCTGGACCTGCCCGCCTTGATCGGCGATGGCAGCCTGAGCCAGATGGCCGACTACGCCGGGCGCTTCGCCCATCCGGACGTCTCGGCCAATGCATTGCGCGGCGTGGCTCAGGGTGCCTTGGAGACATTGGCCATGTCGGGGCTCGGCACCTTGCTGGCCGTGGTCATCGGTGTGCTGTTGGCGCTGCCGGCGGCCGGGCGTTTCGGCTGGCCTCTGCAAGCCGCCGCGCGTCTGCTGCTCAATGCCCTGCGGGCCATTCCCGAACTGGTCTGGGCGGCCTTGACCGTGCTCGCAGCCGGGCTGGGCCCGAATGCCGGGACCCTGGCCCTGGCGCTGCACACGGCGGGCGTGCTCGGGCGACTGTTCGCCGAATCGCTGGAGAATGCGCCGATCGCACCGGCCCAGGCCATTCGGCAGCAGGGCGGCGGGCAACTCGTGGCGTTC
It encodes the following:
- a CDS encoding phosphonate ABC transporter permease, encoding MNRAINGLLLVAILAAMLASFGYLGLDLPALIGDGSLSQMADYAGRFAHPDVSANALRGVAQGALETLAMSGLGTLLAVVIGVLLALPAAGRFGWPLQAAARLLLNALRAIPELVWAALTVLAAGLGPNAGTLALALHTAGVLGRLFAESLENAPIAPAQAIRQQGGGQLVAFCFGTLPNLWPQWLAYSLYRWENNIRMASVLGFVGAGGLGQMLYTTLSLFQEAQASTVILAMLALVVLVDAFSGWLRQRYVRA
- a CDS encoding ABC transporter permease — translated: MLKVDQRDPAALPRLLLIGMALLVLWPGVHLSELNPAVLWQADNRQQMAAFVGAFWPPAHDAEFLALLFDATLQTLAVAAAGLCLALLPAIPASLLASRALSLSAASQGGRPRPLAQLARWPVRGVLIFLRSVPEIVWALLFVRAVGLGPTAGVLAIAITYSGMLGKVYAEIFESVDQRPAHALLQAGSGRLVAFCYGILPSAMAELVSYTVYRWECAVRASVVMGFVGAGGLGQQIDLSMRMFDGAQVASMLLAFLVLVMLADGLSRLLRGRLA